Proteins found in one Primulina eburnea isolate SZY01 chromosome 16, ASM2296580v1, whole genome shotgun sequence genomic segment:
- the LOC140817181 gene encoding dihydrodipicolinate reductase-like protein CRR1, chloroplastic isoform X1: MAALCCRFHPRIKKHNPKNVKIFPFVSCSMQPTQTNIKVIINGAAKEIGRAAVVAITKARGMEVAGAVDSYLVGEDIGKICDMEDALEIPVMNDLTLVLGSISQSKAQAVVLDFTDPSTVYENVKQATAFGMKSVVYVPRIKMDTVSALSAFCERASMGCLVAPTLSIGSILLQQAAISASFHYNNVEIVESRSNAGGQDFPSQDAIQIANNITNLGHVYNREDISADIKARGEVVGEDGVRVHSLILPGLPSSTSVYFSRPGEVYTIKHDIVDVQCLMPGLILAIRKVVRLKSLVYGLEKLL, translated from the exons ATGGCAGCCTTATGCTGCAGATTCCACCCCAGAATCAAGAAACACAACCCCAAAAATGTCAAGATTTTCCCTTTCGTTTCTTGCTCGATGCAGCCAACTCAAACCAATATCAAG GTAATCATAAATGGAGCAGCCAAGGAAATTGGTAGGGCAGCTGTGGTTGCTATAACAAAAGCCAGAGGAATGGAAGTGGCTGGTGCTGTTGATTCCTATCTCGTTGGAGAAGACATAGGaaag ATCTGTGACATGGAAGATGCATTGGAAATTCCAGTAATGAATGATCTAACCTTGGTCTTAGGTTCCATATCACAG TCCAAAGCACAGGCTGTAGTGTTGGATTTCACTGACCCTTCAACAGTTTATGAGAATGTCAAACAG GCAACAGCATTTGGAATGAAGAGTGTGGTTTATGTTCCCAGAATTAAAATGGATACAGTCTCCGCATTATCTGCCTTTTGTGAGAGAGCCAGCATG GGTTGTTTGGTGGCACCAACCCTTTCAATAGGATCCATACTACTCCAGCAAGCTGCAATTTCTGCCTCTTTTCACTACAACAATGTGGAGATTGTTGAATCCAGATCAAATGCTGGG GGACAGGATTTTCCATCACAGGATGCGATACAAATAGCAAACAACATTACAAATCTCGGTCATGTGTACAACCGAGAAGACATTTCAGCGGACATTAAG GCAAGGGGCGAAGTTGTGGGAGAAGATGGGGTAAGAGTACACAGTTTGATTCTTCCAGGTCTTCCATCCAGCACCTCTGTCTACTTTTCCAGGCCAGGCGAG GTTTACACCATCAAGCATGACATCGTGGACGTGCAATGTCTCATGCCAGGCCTGATTCTAGCCATTAGAAAAGTTGTCCGACTAAAG AGTCTGGTGTATGGTTTAGAGAAGCTTTTGTAG
- the LOC140817181 gene encoding dihydrodipicolinate reductase-like protein CRR1, chloroplastic isoform X2, producing MAALCCRFHPRIKKHNPKNVKIFPFVSCSMQPTQTNIKVIINGAAKEIGRAAVVAITKARGMEVAGAVDSYLVGEDIGKICDMEDALEIPVMNDLTLVLGSISQSKAQAVVLDFTDPSTVYENVKQATAFGMKSVVYVPRIKMDTVSALSAFCERASMGCLVAPTLSIGSILLQQAAISASFHYNNVEIVESRSNAGDFPSQDAIQIANNITNLGHVYNREDISADIKARGEVVGEDGVRVHSLILPGLPSSTSVYFSRPGEVYTIKHDIVDVQCLMPGLILAIRKVVRLKSLVYGLEKLL from the exons ATGGCAGCCTTATGCTGCAGATTCCACCCCAGAATCAAGAAACACAACCCCAAAAATGTCAAGATTTTCCCTTTCGTTTCTTGCTCGATGCAGCCAACTCAAACCAATATCAAG GTAATCATAAATGGAGCAGCCAAGGAAATTGGTAGGGCAGCTGTGGTTGCTATAACAAAAGCCAGAGGAATGGAAGTGGCTGGTGCTGTTGATTCCTATCTCGTTGGAGAAGACATAGGaaag ATCTGTGACATGGAAGATGCATTGGAAATTCCAGTAATGAATGATCTAACCTTGGTCTTAGGTTCCATATCACAG TCCAAAGCACAGGCTGTAGTGTTGGATTTCACTGACCCTTCAACAGTTTATGAGAATGTCAAACAG GCAACAGCATTTGGAATGAAGAGTGTGGTTTATGTTCCCAGAATTAAAATGGATACAGTCTCCGCATTATCTGCCTTTTGTGAGAGAGCCAGCATG GGTTGTTTGGTGGCACCAACCCTTTCAATAGGATCCATACTACTCCAGCAAGCTGCAATTTCTGCCTCTTTTCACTACAACAATGTGGAGATTGTTGAATCCAGATCAAATGCTGGG GATTTTCCATCACAGGATGCGATACAAATAGCAAACAACATTACAAATCTCGGTCATGTGTACAACCGAGAAGACATTTCAGCGGACATTAAG GCAAGGGGCGAAGTTGTGGGAGAAGATGGGGTAAGAGTACACAGTTTGATTCTTCCAGGTCTTCCATCCAGCACCTCTGTCTACTTTTCCAGGCCAGGCGAG GTTTACACCATCAAGCATGACATCGTGGACGTGCAATGTCTCATGCCAGGCCTGATTCTAGCCATTAGAAAAGTTGTCCGACTAAAG AGTCTGGTGTATGGTTTAGAGAAGCTTTTGTAG